The genomic region ATACTCCCGCCACGCCCCCAGATCGCGACCGCCACAGAAATCGGGCGACAGGAACGTCTCGCAATAGACCACACCGCTGGCCGCCGACTGCTCCAGCACTGCCGACACCAGCCGCTGATAATCCCGCGGGCTTTGCAGCGCCGAGGTCGCCGCCTCATAGACCTTCAGGAAGTCCCAAAAGTCCTTGTAGCGGTAGTTTCCGTCCGCGTCGAAGATCCCGGCTATGTCCAGATGCTTCTCTTGCGCCAGCCCGGCGATGAATGCGGGCGGGGCCGCACCTTCCAGATGCAAATGCAACTCGACCTTCGGCAATCCGCTCACGTAACGCTCCTGATTTCATTCTGGTCCAAATATCCCGGGGGTCCGGGGGCTGGCCCCGGGGCGGGTCACAGGAAGCTCCGCCCGGGGCCCTGCGCCGCCAGCCCCAGATGCGACGCGACCGACGCGCCCACGTCGACAAACCCGCAAAGCCCCACCTCACGCAGGCCCGCGCCCCAGCCGACGACCGGCACCCGTTCGCGGGTGTGGTCGGTTCCGCTCCATGTCGGGTCATTGCCATGATCGGCAGTGAAGATGGCAAGGTCCCCCGGCCGCAGTTGTGCCAGAAAACGGGGCAGTTGCGCATCAAACCACTCCAGTGCCCGGGCATAGCCGGCGACGTCGCGGGGGTGGCCGTAAAGGCTGTCGAACTCGACAAAGTTGGCAAAGGTCAAGGATCCCGGCTCGGCATCGGCCCCAAGGCGGACGAGATGTTCGAAAAGGTCAGCATCGCTTTTGCCTTTGTGCAGATGGCCGATCCCCCGCATCGAAAAGATGTCACCGATCTTGCCCACCGCATGCGTTGCGCGCCCCGCGCCTTGCACCCAGTCAAGCAGCGTCGGCGCAGGCGGTGCAATCGCATAGTCCCGCCGGTTTGACGTGCGCCTGAAATCATCGCAGGTCCCGATGAACGGCCGCGCGATCACGCGGCCAACCTTGCGGGCGTGCAGCATTGGCGCCAGATCAGCGCACAGCTTCAGCAGTCGCTCCAGCCCGAACGCCTCTTCATGCGCGGCGATCTGGAAGACTGAATCGGCGCTGGTGTAGCAGATCGGCCAGCCTGTCCGCAGATGCTCGGCGCAATGCGCCGCAATGATCGGCACACCCGAGGCGTGGCAATTGCCAAGGATCCCGTCGGTCCCCGCAAGACGGCAGACCTCGGCCACCAGATCATCCGGGAAGGCGGGCTCCGTGGTTGGAAAATAGGTCCAGTCCCAGGGCACCGGCACCCCCGCCAACTCCCAATGACCCGAGGGTGTGTCCTTGCCGCGCGACACCTCACTCGCCGCCCCCCACAGGCCCGTGGGCACCGCCTCCAGCCCCGGCACCGCATCGCCCGAGGCAAGGCGGACCGCCGCCCCCAACCCCAGCCGGTCAAGGTTCGGCATCTTCAACCGCCCTGACCTCCCAACTTCGGCCCGCCCCTCGGCGCAGGCCTGCGCGATATGGGCAAGGGTGTTCGACCCGGCATCGCCAAAGTCGCCCGCGTCCGGCGCTCCGCCGCAGCCGACGGAATCCATCACGATCAGGAAAGCGCGACCCTGCAGCTTTGCCATCTCAGGCGATCCTTTTCTGGATCAGCGCCGGTTCCTCCGGGGCTGCGTCCGCGATGCCATAGGCCGCCTGCACCGCCTTCACCGCCGCCCGCGCGGCATCTTCGGTCGCGGCGTGGACCATGGCCAAGGGCACGCCTTCGCCGGTTTCCTCGCCAATCCCCGCCAGATCGGACAGCCCGACCGAAGGGTTCACCCGGTCCCCCTCACGCAGGCGGCCACCGCCCAGATGCACAACCGCGTGGCCCAAAGCCTCACCGTCGATCGTGGCGACAAACCCATCCGCCAGCGCCGGCACTTCCAACACGACAGGGGCCGAGGGCAGGCGGTCGGGCCAGCGCTCGACAAAATCAGCAGGACCGCCCTGCGCCGCGACCATGCGCCCGAAAATCTCGGCCGCAGCGCCCGATTGCAGCGCTTCGGCAATCCGCCCCTCGCCATCCGCCGGGTCCGCCGCCAGCCCCGCGAGCGCGAGCGCTTCGCCCCCAAGGGCCACCGTCAGATCCCACAGCGCCGTGTTGACCGAGGTGCCGGTCAGCGTCTCCATCACCTCGATCACCTCAAGCGCATTGCCCGCCGCCGTCGCCAGTGGCTGCGACATGTCGGTAATCAGGGCCGATGTCATGCAGCCCGCCCCCTGCGCCGTCGCCACCAAGGCGCGGGCTAAGGCCTCAGCGCGCTCCGGCGTCTTCATGAAGGCACCGGACCCGCATTTCACGTCCAGCACCAAGGCCTCCAGCCCGGCCGCCAGCTTCTTTGACAGGATGGACGCGGTGATCAGGTCCACCGATTCCACCGTCCCCGACACATCGCGGATCGCGTAAAGCCGCTTGTCCGCCGGGGCGAGGTCGGCCCCCGCCGCAACGATGGCGCATTTCACGCCGCTGATCTGGCGGCGCAGTGCCTCCTCGGTCAGGCCTGTCCGAAACCCCGGAATCGCCTCCAGCTTGTCCAGCGTGCCGCCGGTATGCCCCAGCCCCCGGCCCGAGATCATCGGCACATAAGCCCCACACGCCACCAGCGCCGGCGCGAGGAGCAGCGAGGTGCAATCGCCAATCCCCCCCGTCGAATGCTTGTCCACCACCGGTCCGGGCAGATCCCAGTCCATCACCTTGCCGGTGTCGCGCATCCCCCGGGTCAGGGCGACGCGGCCTTCCTCGTTCAACCCCTTCAACAGCACCGCCATCGCAAAAGCCCCGGCCTGCGCATCGGTCACAGCGCCCGAGGCAAGGCCCCCGGCAAACCAGCGCAGGTCATCGACGGACGGATGCCCCCCATCGCGGATCAGGGCGATGATGCTGCGGGCGTCGGTCATGTCCGGTCCATATGCGCGGCGGTAAAGACACCGGGCAGAAGGTCGGCCACCGTCATCACCTTCTGCTTTCCATCCGTCGTGCAGAGGGTGACGCGCACATCCTGTGCGGCAAACTCGGCGATCTTCTGGCGGCAACCACCGCAGGGCGGCACGGGCTCCGGACTGTCGGCGATCACACAGACCTCGGCAATCGCGGTATCCCCGGCCGCGATCATTGCCGCAATCGCGCCCGCCTCGGCGCAGGTGCCCTCGGGGTAGGCGACGTTCTCGACATTGCAGCCGACATGCACCGCACCGCTTGTGGACCGCAGCGCCGCCCCCACCTTGAACCGCGAATAGGGCGCATAGGCCCGTTCCCTGACTGCCGTCGCTGCCTGCAGAAGCGTCATCCCGCCCCTCCTTTTGACCATTTGGTCAGAGTGTGGGCCGAAGGCGCGTTTTCCGCAAGCCGGGTCCGCTCGTCGAGCATTTCATGCACTCCTCGCCTACCTCACGACGAATGCACGAAGTGCTTGAGGAGTGCGCCGCCCGTCAAAGCACCCGTGTAGCGGGATTGCCCGGCAGCGTCACTTCCAGAAGCTGCAGGTCCGCCGTCGCCTCGCTGTAGCGCGTCGCCATCCCGGGCGGGATCACGAAGGCATCGCCGGGTTCAAACCGATAGGGGTCTTTCCCTTCGCCCTCCAGCGTCATCCCACCGGTCATCACGAAGGTGAACAGGATGTCCCCGTCATGCACCGTCCAAGGGGCAACACCCACTGGCCGCGCCACCATGACGGACGCCATGCCGCGGGTGTTCTTGTGGATCGAGGTATCCCGCGCCTCGAACCCGGGAATGCGGAACGGGTGGAAGACTCCTTCAGCCCCGATGTCATGCACGAAGCGCTGGCCGTCCCATTCCCGGTCGGGGCGGAAATGCGGGGTGGGAAGCGTCATCTCGTGGTCGATCTCGGTCACATGTTCCGCCGGCACACCGATTTCCACCACCTGCACCCCTTCGGAATGCAGCACCTTGTGCCGGATGCCCGGCGGCTGGATGAAGCAGTCGCCCGCATGAATGCGGCGGATATCGCCTTGATCTTCATAAAGAACATCCACCCAACCCGCGACGCAGAAGATCAGCTGGAACCCCACCTTGTGGAAATGCACCATGTCCGGCACGGGCCCATCCGGCACGCGGATGTGGCTGGCGATCATCGCCCCGCCAAGGCGGGTGGGGATCAGGTCTCGATACTCCATCCCCGCGCGGCCGATCACCCAAGGGGCCTGATCGGCAAGGCGGCGCACCACAAAAGCGTGTTCGGTCTTGGGCAAGATCAGCGGTGGGTTCAGATCACCAATCTCCACCCGCGTGCCATTCGGGGCGGTCAGCACGCGCGCGCCCCCGGCAAAGCCATCAGGATCTTCGGTCAGGATGCAGATTGTCCCGGGGGATTCTGTCGCGCCCTTCTCGATCCGCAGGCGCAGGCCATGGCCGGACAGCACCGCCACTTCGGGATTGTCGGCGGGATAGATCATGTCCAGCCGCATTTTCAACGTCTTGGTGTAAAACGGCAGGTCGTCCCGCAACTCCTGCGTGGGCAGGCGCAGTTCGGCGCGTGTTTGAATCCGTGTTTCTGGCATGGCATTCCCCGTGCTATGGCGGCATGGTGATCGCCGGTCAGGCGATTTGCAAGCCGTAGAGCTATCGGCTTCAATCGACGCGATATTGGCAGGATGCGAAAACTGGTTTAACGTTAAACCATATTCGCAGGAGGGGTGGATGGACGAAGCTCGGAACGACAACGCACGGCAGGCCGCGCTGGATTATCACGAATTCCCAAAGCCGGGAAAACTTGAAATCCGCGCCACGAAGCCCCTTGCCAACGGTCGCGACCTTGCCCGCGCCTACAGCCCCGGCGTGGCCGAGGCCTGCCTTGAGATTAAGGCCGACCCCGCCACCGCCAGCCGCTACACCAGCAAAGGCAACCTTGTCGCCGTCATTTCGAACGGAACCGCCGTCCTGGGCCTTGGCAACATCGGCGCGCTGGCCTCGAAGCCGGTGATGGAGGGCAAGGCCGTCCTCTTCAAGAAGTTCGCCAACATCGACTGTTTCGACATCGAAGTGAACGAACCCGACCCGGTGAAACTGGCCGAAATCGTCTGCGCGCTGGAGCCAACGTTTGGCGCGATCAACCTTGAGGACATCAAGGCGCCAGACTGCTTCATCGTCGAACGCCTGTGCCGTGAGCGGATGAAGATCCCGGTCTTTCACGATGACCAGCACGGCACCGCCATCGTCGTCGGGGCCGCAGCGACGAATGCGCTGATCGTGGCGGGCAAGCGGTTCGAAGATATCAAGATCGTCTCGACCGGCGGCGGGGCGGCGGGGATTGCCTGCCTTGAAATGTTGGTGAAACTGGGCGTTCAGCGCCGCAACATCTGGCTCTGTGATCTGGACGGGCTGGTCTATCAGGGCCGCGCCGCCCAGATGACCCCGCAGAAAGAGGCCTTTGCCCAAGGCACCACCCCTGCCACGCTGGATGATGTGATCGCGGGCGCTGACCTGTTCCTTGGCCTCTCCGGCCCCGGGGTCCTGACGCCTGAGATGGTCGCGAAGATGGCGCCAAAGCCGATCATCTTTGCGCTGGCCAACCCCACGCCGGAAATCCTGCCCGACGCCGTCCGCGCCGTGGCGCCGGATGCGATCATGGCCACCGGACGGTCGGATTTTCCCAATCAGGTCAACAACGTCCTGTGTTTCCCCTTCATCTTCCGGGGCGCGCTTGATGTGGGGGCCACCACCATCAACGACGAGATGGAGATTGCCTGCATCGAAGGCATCGCCGCCCTTGCCCGTGCGACCACCTCGGCCGAGGCTGCTGCCGCCTACCGCGGTGAAACCATGTCCTTCGGCCCCGATTACCTGATCCCCAAACCCTTCGACCCCCGCCTGATCGGCGTCGTCGCCTCTGCCGTGGCCAAGGCCGCGATGGAAACCGGCGTCGCGGCCCGGCCCATCGCGGATCTTGAGGCCTACAAACGCCAGCTTGACGGTTCGGTCTTCAAATCCGCGCTCATCATGCGCCCGGTGTTCGAGGCCTCGAAAATGGCCACCCGCCGGATCGTCTTTGCCGAAGGCGAGGATGAGCGCGTCCTGCGTGCCGCAAACGCGATGCTGGAGGAAACGACCGACCTGCCGATCCTGATCGGCCGGCCCGAAGTGGTCGAGGCGCGCTGCGAACGTGCCGGCCTGCCGATCCGCCCCGGCAAGGACTTCCATCTGGTGAACCCGGAAAACGACCACCGCTACCGCGACTATTGGGGCACCTACCATGACCTGATGTCCCGGCGCGGCGTGACGCCCGACATCGCCCGCGCGGTGATGCGGACCAACACCACCGCCATTGCGGCAATCATGGTGCACCGCGACGAAGCCGATAGCATGATCTGCGGCACCTTCGGCCAGTTCAACTGGCACCTGGGCTACATCCGCCAGATCCTCGCGCGCGGCGGGCTGCACCCGGTGGCCGCCCTGTCATTGATGATCCTTGAGGACGGCCCGCTGTTCATCGCCGACACCCATGTCCACCCCGAACCCACGCCCGAGCAGATCATGCACACCGTGATCGGCGCAGCCCGCCACGTCCGCCGGTTTGGCCTCACACCCAAGGTGGCGCTCTGCACCCAAAGCCAGTTCGGCAACATGGACAACGGCAACGCCCAGCGCATGCGCGCGGCGCTTGAGATGCTGGATCAGCGCGAACCCGATTTCAGCTATGAGGGCGAGATGAACATCGACGCCGCCCTTGACCAGTCGATCCGTGACCGGCTTCTGCCCGGCTCACGCTACGATGGGGCGGCGAACACGCTGGTGTTTGCCTCGTCCGAAGTGGCGTCTGGCGTGCGCAACATCCTGAAGATGAAGTCTGGCGGGCTGGAAGTCGGGCCGATCCTGATGGGCATGGGCAACAAGGCGCATGTGGTGACGCCTGCCATCACCGCGCGGGGCTTGCTGAACATGTCCGCCATCGCCGGGACGCCCGTCGCGCATTACGGCTGACCTTCTCTTTCGACTGCGTCTCCTCGTCGGCACCCCCGGCGAGGAGTGACGAAGTCATCGACGAGCCCCCCCAAGCACCACCCCGAATCGGCCCTGCCCCACCCCGGCAACTTTGCAAATCCACTCCGCCAGCGCTGACTTCCCCACAGGAAACCCTCGCTTTGCAAACTTTGCCGACATCAATCGGCAAATTCTGCAAATATGCCGCTCCCCGTTTCCGGTAACAGCGTTGCGCCGGTGCCTCCTCCTGCCGTAACAACACGGGCAGGGCGATCAGCGGGGGGAGAACGCGATGACCTATGCGCAGGTATACGGGCAATGGCAGCAAGACCCCGAGGGGTTCTGGCTGGGTGCCGCCGGGGGCATCGACTGGGTGACCAAGCCGACGCGCGCCCTGAACGACAGCCGCGCGCCCTTGTACGAATGGTTCACCGACGCCACCGTCAACACCTGCTGGAACGCGGTTGACCGCCACGTCGCCGCCGGGCGCGGCAGTCAGGCCGCCATCATCCACGACAGCCCGGTCACCGGGACCAAGCATGTCATCACCTATGACGAACTGCAGAACCGGGTCTCCCGCCTTGCGGGCG from Tabrizicola piscis harbors:
- a CDS encoding phosphopentomutase, whose translation is MAKLQGRAFLIVMDSVGCGGAPDAGDFGDAGSNTLAHIAQACAEGRAEVGRSGRLKMPNLDRLGLGAAVRLASGDAVPGLEAVPTGLWGAASEVSRGKDTPSGHWELAGVPVPWDWTYFPTTEPAFPDDLVAEVCRLAGTDGILGNCHASGVPIIAAHCAEHLRTGWPICYTSADSVFQIAAHEEAFGLERLLKLCADLAPMLHARKVGRVIARPFIGTCDDFRRTSNRRDYAIAPPAPTLLDWVQGAGRATHAVGKIGDIFSMRGIGHLHKGKSDADLFEHLVRLGADAEPGSLTFANFVEFDSLYGHPRDVAGYARALEWFDAQLPRFLAQLRPGDLAIFTADHGNDPTWSGTDHTRERVPVVGWGAGLREVGLCGFVDVGASVASHLGLAAQGPGRSFL
- a CDS encoding thymidine phosphorylase gives rise to the protein MTDARSIIALIRDGGHPSVDDLRWFAGGLASGAVTDAQAGAFAMAVLLKGLNEEGRVALTRGMRDTGKVMDWDLPGPVVDKHSTGGIGDCTSLLLAPALVACGAYVPMISGRGLGHTGGTLDKLEAIPGFRTGLTEEALRRQISGVKCAIVAAGADLAPADKRLYAIRDVSGTVESVDLITASILSKKLAAGLEALVLDVKCGSGAFMKTPERAEALARALVATAQGAGCMTSALITDMSQPLATAAGNALEVIEVMETLTGTSVNTALWDLTVALGGEALALAGLAADPADGEGRIAEALQSGAAAEIFGRMVAAQGGPADFVERWPDRLPSAPVVLEVPALADGFVATIDGEALGHAVVHLGGGRLREGDRVNPSVGLSDLAGIGEETGEGVPLAMVHAATEDAARAAVKAVQAAYGIADAAPEEPALIQKRIA
- the cdd gene encoding cytidine deaminase, with the protein product MTLLQAATAVRERAYAPYSRFKVGAALRSTSGAVHVGCNVENVAYPEGTCAEAGAIAAMIAAGDTAIAEVCVIADSPEPVPPCGGCRQKIAEFAAQDVRVTLCTTDGKQKVMTVADLLPGVFTAAHMDRT
- a CDS encoding cupin domain-containing protein; the encoded protein is MPETRIQTRAELRLPTQELRDDLPFYTKTLKMRLDMIYPADNPEVAVLSGHGLRLRIEKGATESPGTICILTEDPDGFAGGARVLTAPNGTRVEIGDLNPPLILPKTEHAFVVRRLADQAPWVIGRAGMEYRDLIPTRLGGAMIASHIRVPDGPVPDMVHFHKVGFQLIFCVAGWVDVLYEDQGDIRRIHAGDCFIQPPGIRHKVLHSEGVQVVEIGVPAEHVTEIDHEMTLPTPHFRPDREWDGQRFVHDIGAEGVFHPFRIPGFEARDTSIHKNTRGMASVMVARPVGVAPWTVHDGDILFTFVMTGGMTLEGEGKDPYRFEPGDAFVIPPGMATRYSEATADLQLLEVTLPGNPATRVL
- a CDS encoding NADP-dependent malic enzyme; its protein translation is MDEARNDNARQAALDYHEFPKPGKLEIRATKPLANGRDLARAYSPGVAEACLEIKADPATASRYTSKGNLVAVISNGTAVLGLGNIGALASKPVMEGKAVLFKKFANIDCFDIEVNEPDPVKLAEIVCALEPTFGAINLEDIKAPDCFIVERLCRERMKIPVFHDDQHGTAIVVGAAATNALIVAGKRFEDIKIVSTGGGAAGIACLEMLVKLGVQRRNIWLCDLDGLVYQGRAAQMTPQKEAFAQGTTPATLDDVIAGADLFLGLSGPGVLTPEMVAKMAPKPIIFALANPTPEILPDAVRAVAPDAIMATGRSDFPNQVNNVLCFPFIFRGALDVGATTINDEMEIACIEGIAALARATTSAEAAAAYRGETMSFGPDYLIPKPFDPRLIGVVASAVAKAAMETGVAARPIADLEAYKRQLDGSVFKSALIMRPVFEASKMATRRIVFAEGEDERVLRAANAMLEETTDLPILIGRPEVVEARCERAGLPIRPGKDFHLVNPENDHRYRDYWGTYHDLMSRRGVTPDIARAVMRTNTTAIAAIMVHRDEADSMICGTFGQFNWHLGYIRQILARGGLHPVAALSLMILEDGPLFIADTHVHPEPTPEQIMHTVIGAARHVRRFGLTPKVALCTQSQFGNMDNGNAQRMRAALEMLDQREPDFSYEGEMNIDAALDQSIRDRLLPGSRYDGAANTLVFASSEVASGVRNILKMKSGGLEVGPILMGMGNKAHVVTPAITARGLLNMSAIAGTPVAHYG